Genomic segment of Mastomys coucha isolate ucsf_1 unplaced genomic scaffold, UCSF_Mcou_1 pScaffold23, whole genome shotgun sequence:
TGACACAAAGTCAACCTTGGACTAAAGCTTTGGCTTTGGATTCACCAAACAAATGGGTATGTTTGAACACGTGTGCCTGGAAAACCTGACGCCATCCCTGTTGTTTACCGAAGCTTTCTCAGGTCAATCCCTTGGTCCATATTGGACCAATCTACCCCACCTATCCCTATGACCTCCTCTGTACGCACATACCTGTCAGTGTTTGGAAGCAGTGCAGTTTGAATGTATCTGTTTCCAGCATCTCAATGCCTGAACTGCCCTGTTCCGGAGATAGCTGGGAACCAATGGCAAAGAGCCTGTATGCAAAAGAGGTAAATTTGAGAATATACCATGTGACATGAAGGGAAAGTCCTCAAACTTTTCCCCTCAAGTACCCAATCTTTGGAGGGTTTACAGGGACAGTCAGGAGAAATAATGTGAATTGCCTAGCAGGAATGTCAAAATTTCTTTTAGGTTCATCTGCCTTCtgtacacattatatattatatattttgctaTGAAACATTGTTtccctaagatttatttaatttttatttattatttaccatCTCACTTAGTCACCTGGTGACAGTGAAGTTACTCTATCTCTAGCCTCCTCTGTAGGCTGCTTTAtgtagcaataaaaacaaaataaaaaagggctTATGGAAGcatgagtgtttttgcctgcatgtatgtatgtgtaccatgtgtgtgcctggtgactatagaagccagaagaagtcATCAAGTTCCTTCGAATAGgagttggttgtgagctaccatgtggatgctggctctctgcaagagcagcaagcaccaaaccatctctcaagccccaaaCTGAAACATTTTATACTAAATGTGTTAGCTAAAGCCACATACTAGGGACTACATGCATACCTTATTAGTTCATGGCTATTGCTATGTTAACACACCTTACACCATAGGTAGTTGCAGGAAGATTTTCAATGTCCACTTAGTTATCTacttggtggtggttgtggcgcacgtctttaaacccagcgcttggaaggcagagacaggtggatctctgagtttgaggctaggttggtctacagagtgagttccaagacagccagaaaaaccctgtctcaaaaaaaaattttttttaaaattcaattatcTTATGTTAATGATGAACAAAATAGGGTCAAGAGGACAAGAAGctgactgggggctggagagatggctcagtggttaatagcactgactgttcttctaagttcaaatcccagcaactatatggtggctcacaaccatctgtaatgagatctgatgccctcttctggtgtgtctgaagacagctacagtgtacttatgtataataataaatctttttttaaaaaaaggaagctgaCTGGACAAAAGTCAAACTACCTCAAACCTAGGTATAGTTGACATTTCTTCATAAAAAGAGCTCAGCCACTTAAAGACGTACAACAAAGTGATTGtcagtacacacacaaaaaaaacccactttagCCAGCCTAGAGACAGATGCTCTAGTCTGGGGAGGAAATGTTTAAAAGGGGTAGGGACACTTACGAGTGGAACATAGAGGCCAGCATAAGCTTCTCGTTCGAGGTAAGGCGGGGCCGGCCGAATCGAATGGAAACTGGGTAATTCGCAGGGTTACCCAGATACTCCAGCACTTCTTTCCCGTCAGCCGTGTACTTGCCATTTACATCCATGCCATTGATGGCCAATACTGCATGGCCCACTATGAGAAGAGTGGCTAAGGATCAGAGACGGTCCCCGCCCCTTTTACTCCCACTCCCACCTTGCACCCTAACCCCTCCTTTTACTCCCACTCCCATTCTGCACATAACCCCTCCCTGACTCCCATTCCCACCCGCCACCAGCACGCTTCCGCAGCGCCGGCCCCGCCCTCGAGCCCAGCCCACCCCGGATGCCGTCGCGCTGGCCGAAAGCGACCAGCACGCGTTCGTCATGTAGTTTCAGCAGCAGGTCCAGCGGGTAACTGAAAGTTTTCTCAGCCTCAGCCCGTGGCGAGTAACTGTCCCACTGGTAAATCAGGCCGCCGGCTTTGTTCACCACGTACACGCTAAAAATCGCCATGACTGCGCTACGGATAGGGCACTACAACCCCGCCCCACAGACGCCCCAGTACCGGAACTGGTGTCACAGCCCCGCCTCTGCTCTCCGTCCAGCGGGtccccctgcccccctccccgcTGAAGCGCACGCGCAAACCAAGGCCCCATAGTTCTAATAAACGAATTTCTGGGAACTGGTCCACTATATTTCTCAGTGACAGAGAAGAGAATTAGTGGCTGTCGGGTGACCCACAGCAAAGTGCGGCAATTTTACGACCAGCCTCGCAGTTTGCAGGTTGGAAGCCACACCCCCTATCCGTGTCACAGGAGGGTGAGGCGGAGTTTAGCAAAGCCGTGGCCCCACCCCTTGCCCCGGAAGTACTCTCCGGAGACAGAGGTTTCTGGGATTGTTGGCTCACCGCGCTTCCTTTTCTTCCGACATCTTAGTGAGGCTGCGGTGGTCCACCCGACTCTCTGAACTTCGCCATGGTAAGGCCTGCGAGTGTTGAGCAGTGGGGTTCAGGGGGCCGAGCGGTGCTGGGGGGAGGTGGAGGCGA
This window contains:
- the Trappc4 gene encoding trafficking protein particle complex subunit 4 isoform X1; protein product: MAIFSVYVVNKAGGLIYQWDSYSPRAEAEKTFSYPLDLLLKLHDERVLVAFGQRDGIRVGHAVLAINGMDVNGKYTADGKEVLEYLGNPANYPVSIRFGRPRLTSNEKLMLASMFHSLFAIGSQLSPEQGSSGIEMLETDTFKLHCFQTLTGIKFVVLADPRQAGIDSLLRKIYEIYSDFALKNPFYSLEMPIRCELFDQNLKLALEVAEKAGTFGPGS